One Herbaspirillum rubrisubalbicans genomic window carries:
- the fliM gene encoding flagellar motor switch protein FliM: MAEHFLSQEEVDALLKGVTGDEDEEKIVEEAPGTVRTYNLATQERIVRGRMPTLEIINERFARLFRIGLFNFIHRTAEISVGPVKVSKYSEFIRNLVVPTNLNLVHIKPFRGIGLVVFDPQFVFMLVDNMFGGDGRFHTRIEGREFTPTEQRIIMRVLEITFETYAKSWEPIYPIEFEFIRSEMNTQFANIATPNEVVVSTTFTVELGPVSGEIHICTPYSMIEPVRDRLTSSMQGEALEVDKRWIRLMKQQIQTAEVELIVNFGTARVNFTDLLHMQVGDVIPLQTNTTVEAQVDGVPVMECSYGQSNGQYALRVEKLLSITHQETPESFQGD, encoded by the coding sequence ATGGCCGAGCATTTTCTATCACAGGAAGAAGTCGATGCCCTTCTAAAGGGTGTCACAGGGGATGAAGACGAAGAAAAAATCGTCGAAGAAGCCCCTGGTACGGTACGTACCTACAACCTGGCCACGCAGGAACGCATCGTGCGCGGGCGTATGCCCACGCTGGAAATCATCAACGAACGTTTCGCGCGTCTGTTCCGCATCGGCTTGTTCAACTTCATTCACCGTACCGCCGAGATTTCGGTTGGTCCGGTGAAGGTGTCCAAGTACAGCGAATTCATCCGCAACCTGGTGGTGCCGACCAACCTGAACCTGGTCCACATCAAGCCCTTCCGTGGCATCGGGCTGGTGGTGTTCGACCCGCAGTTCGTGTTCATGCTGGTGGACAACATGTTCGGCGGCGACGGTCGCTTCCATACCCGCATCGAAGGCCGTGAATTCACGCCCACCGAGCAGCGCATCATCATGCGCGTGCTGGAGATCACCTTCGAAACCTACGCCAAGTCGTGGGAACCGATCTATCCGATCGAATTCGAATTCATTCGCTCGGAAATGAATACCCAGTTCGCCAACATCGCCACGCCCAACGAAGTCGTGGTCTCCACCACCTTCACCGTTGAGCTCGGTCCGGTGTCAGGCGAAATCCACATCTGCACGCCCTACTCGATGATCGAGCCGGTGCGTGACCGCCTCACCAGCAGTATGCAAGGCGAGGCACTGGAAGTGGATAAGCGCTGGATCCGCCTGATGAAGCAGCAGATCCAGACCGCCGAGGTCGAACTGATCGTCAATTTCGGCACCGCCCGCGTCAACTTTACCGACCTGCTGCACATGCAGGTCGGCGACGTGATCCCGCTGCAGACCAATACGACCGTCGAAGCACAGGTTGACGGCGTGCCGGTGATGGAATGCAGCTACGGCCAGTCCAATGGCCAATACGCCCTGCGCGTGGAAAAACTGCTGTCCATCACCCATCAAGAAACACCGGAAAGCTTTCAAGGAGATTAG
- the fliL gene encoding flagellar basal body-associated protein FliL, with protein sequence MATKGKAPAKGAEADAAPAKSSKKMLFIIVGAVLVLVIGGAAAFFMMGGKGKKGDDHADDHAEAKAPTFVVIEPFVVNLQQETGDQYLQVAMTLQVPDGQTAELLKLYMPQVRSRLLMVLSSKKASDLLTSDGKRKLTDEIIDQLGEPFSGKGKGPQITDVFYTSFVIQQQ encoded by the coding sequence ATGGCAACAAAAGGTAAAGCCCCGGCTAAGGGAGCTGAAGCAGACGCAGCACCGGCAAAATCGAGCAAGAAGATGCTCTTCATCATCGTCGGTGCCGTGCTGGTACTGGTCATCGGTGGGGCTGCAGCCTTCTTCATGATGGGGGGCAAGGGCAAGAAGGGGGACGATCATGCCGACGATCATGCCGAAGCCAAGGCACCCACCTTCGTGGTGATCGAACCCTTCGTGGTCAACCTGCAGCAAGAAACTGGTGATCAGTACCTGCAAGTAGCCATGACCCTGCAAGTGCCTGACGGCCAAACCGCCGAATTGCTCAAGCTGTACATGCCGCAGGTGCGCAGCCGCCTGCTGATGGTACTGTCCAGCAAGAAGGCCTCGGATCTGCTCACCAGCGACGGCAAGCGCAAGCTCACCGATGAGATCATCGACCAGTTGGGCGAGCCGTTCTCGGGCAAGGGCAAGGGACCGCAGATCACCGACGTGTTCTACACCTCGTTCGTGATCCAACAGCAGTAA
- a CDS encoding flagellar hook-length control protein FliK, with amino-acid sequence MNTSLPLLNVITGSQAANGARSGNPADSFTADVPFNQVLNSQVSTRLQDNQAQSRQAEQAAANQAAANQAAANQQAQANASASKSNKTEGSEQKDQVSDKDKDSDDDASTQASAELLALVANIAQNAVKPVTEGKSQNTDADLLAQAKRGGAKLSLADEHQAMLDKKDGKVDLAALQNAMNAAKGKQDAELAGKGNVAEANVPVHAGKDAIDLGAAKATPKDDATTLAARAQLHKTTPELAVNPAKQELPQAAPTPVVLPAMQQTLAANQPQAVFAPAYSDKIQANVGSAGWNQALGSKITWMASAGMQSASLSLNPPDLGPMQVVLNVHNQQADATFITAQPEVKQALEAAMPKLREMMDQAGIQLGQANVQTGMPNQQQGAGNGQPQARNSSSGNFGKDQDGDAAITGTTSASASTSGLGLVDTFA; translated from the coding sequence ATGAACACTTCCCTGCCGCTGTTGAACGTGATCACCGGCTCGCAAGCCGCCAACGGTGCGCGCTCTGGCAATCCTGCCGACAGCTTCACGGCCGATGTGCCTTTCAACCAAGTACTCAACAGCCAGGTCAGCACCCGCCTGCAGGACAACCAGGCACAGTCGCGCCAGGCCGAGCAAGCCGCCGCCAACCAGGCTGCTGCCAATCAGGCGGCCGCCAACCAGCAAGCGCAGGCCAATGCGAGTGCCAGCAAGAGCAACAAAACCGAAGGAAGTGAACAAAAAGACCAGGTCAGCGACAAGGACAAGGACAGCGACGACGACGCCAGCACCCAGGCCTCGGCCGAGCTGCTGGCGTTGGTGGCCAATATCGCCCAGAACGCCGTCAAGCCGGTCACTGAAGGAAAAAGCCAAAACACCGATGCCGACCTGCTGGCCCAGGCCAAGCGCGGCGGCGCCAAGCTGTCACTGGCCGATGAACACCAGGCCATGCTGGATAAGAAGGATGGCAAGGTCGATCTGGCTGCGCTGCAAAACGCCATGAATGCCGCCAAGGGCAAGCAGGATGCCGAGCTGGCCGGCAAGGGCAATGTCGCCGAAGCCAATGTGCCGGTTCATGCCGGCAAGGATGCCATCGACCTGGGTGCTGCCAAGGCCACCCCCAAGGACGACGCCACCACCCTGGCCGCCCGTGCCCAATTGCACAAGACCACCCCGGAGCTGGCCGTCAACCCTGCCAAGCAAGAGCTGCCGCAGGCCGCCCCCACCCCGGTGGTGCTGCCCGCCATGCAGCAGACGCTGGCCGCCAACCAGCCGCAAGCCGTGTTTGCACCGGCCTACAGCGACAAGATCCAGGCCAACGTCGGCAGTGCCGGCTGGAACCAGGCACTGGGCAGCAAGATCACCTGGATGGCCAGCGCCGGGATGCAAAGCGCCTCGCTGAGCCTGAACCCGCCCGACCTCGGCCCCATGCAAGTGGTGCTGAACGTGCACAACCAGCAAGCTGATGCCACCTTCATTACCGCCCAGCCGGAAGTGAAGCAGGCACTGGAAGCGGCCATGCCCAAGCTGCGCGAAATGATGGACCAGGCCGGCATCCAGTTGGGCCAGGCCAATGTCCAGACCGGTATGCCCAACCAGCAGCAAGGTGCCGGCAATGGTCAGCCACAGGCGCGCAATTCGTCTTCCGGCAACTTCGGCAAGGACCAGGATGGCGATGCCGCGATCACCGGCACCACGAGCGCCAGCGCGAGCACCAGCGGCCTGGGCCTGGTAGACACCTTCGCCTGA
- the fliJ gene encoding flagellar export protein FliJ: MATPSALDTLIELATKETDEATKRLGRAIRVSEEAQQKLGILQQYRDDYAARFQETLTNGLTALAYRNFQLFLEKIDTAIDGQVNVVQSSQQRVAEARAAWQACERKRMSYDTLATRARDQEMRKENKRDQKSMDEHASRISFYKQR, translated from the coding sequence ATGGCTACTCCCTCCGCACTTGATACGCTGATCGAATTGGCGACCAAAGAAACCGACGAAGCGACCAAACGCCTCGGCCGGGCCATTCGCGTGAGTGAAGAAGCACAGCAGAAACTGGGCATCCTGCAGCAATACCGCGACGATTACGCCGCGCGCTTCCAGGAAACCCTGACCAATGGCTTGACCGCCCTGGCCTATCGCAACTTCCAGTTGTTCCTGGAAAAAATCGATACCGCCATCGATGGCCAGGTCAACGTGGTACAGAGCAGCCAGCAGCGGGTCGCTGAAGCCCGGGCGGCCTGGCAGGCGTGTGAGCGCAAGCGCATGTCCTATGACACCCTGGCCACGCGTGCCCGGGACCAGGAAATGCGCAAGGAAAACAAGCGCGACCAGAAGTCCATGGATGAGCACGCCTCCCGCATCAGCTTCTACAAACAGCGCTGA
- the fliI gene encoding flagellar protein export ATPase FliI: MNSPMPSHSSLWQAYLHNCRSLVAMAEPTRTAGRITRVAGLVMEAVGLKLPVGSPCNVPLPNGMMIEAEVVGFQDERLFLMPQSDVEGIVPGTRVYPVEPVRPPPRTGPISFTPRRADEHSRRLPVGDELLGRVLDGAGRPLDNLGPLHTERSAPLAVRAANPLGRAPIRDILDTGIRAINSMLTVGRGQRMGLFAGSGVGKSVLLGMMARYTSADVIVVGLIGERGREVKEFIEQILGAEGLARSVVVAAPADTPPLMRLQGAAYCTSIAEYFRDQGKDVLLIMDSLTRYAMAQREIALAIGEPPATKGYPPSVFAKLPALVERAGNGDEGGGSITAFYTVLTEGDDQQDPIADAARAILDGHIVLNRQLAEAGHYPAIDIEQSISRAMHSITDADHQRRSRHLKQLYSRFQRNRDLISVGAYAAGSDPILDEAIALLPRMEAFLQQGIHEQSDVSESLGQLTALFG, translated from the coding sequence ATGAACTCCCCGATGCCTTCCCATAGCAGCCTGTGGCAAGCCTATCTGCACAATTGTCGCAGCCTGGTCGCCATGGCCGAGCCTACCCGCACGGCCGGGCGCATCACGCGCGTGGCCGGCTTGGTCATGGAAGCGGTCGGACTGAAGCTTCCTGTGGGCAGCCCCTGCAATGTGCCGCTGCCCAACGGTATGATGATCGAAGCCGAAGTAGTGGGTTTCCAAGATGAACGATTGTTCCTGATGCCGCAAAGCGACGTCGAAGGCATCGTTCCCGGCACCCGCGTCTATCCGGTCGAACCGGTGCGCCCCCCACCCCGCACCGGCCCTATCAGCTTCACCCCGCGCCGCGCCGACGAGCACAGCCGCCGCCTACCGGTGGGCGACGAATTGCTGGGCCGCGTACTCGATGGCGCCGGTCGTCCGCTGGACAATCTGGGCCCGCTGCATACCGAACGCTCGGCCCCGCTGGCCGTGCGTGCCGCCAACCCCCTGGGACGGGCGCCGATTCGCGACATCCTCGACACCGGCATTCGCGCCATCAATTCCATGCTCACCGTCGGCCGTGGCCAACGCATGGGCCTGTTCGCCGGCTCCGGCGTGGGCAAGAGCGTGCTGCTGGGCATGATGGCACGCTATACCAGTGCCGACGTGATCGTGGTCGGCCTGATCGGCGAACGGGGGCGCGAAGTCAAGGAATTCATCGAACAGATCCTGGGTGCCGAAGGCCTGGCGCGCTCGGTGGTAGTGGCCGCTCCCGCCGATACCCCGCCGCTGATGCGCTTGCAGGGTGCGGCCTATTGCACCTCCATTGCCGAGTATTTCCGTGACCAGGGCAAGGATGTGCTGCTGATCATGGATTCACTGACCCGCTACGCCATGGCCCAGCGCGAAATCGCCCTGGCCATCGGTGAGCCCCCTGCCACCAAGGGCTACCCGCCCTCGGTGTTCGCCAAGCTGCCAGCCCTGGTGGAACGCGCTGGCAACGGCGACGAAGGCGGCGGTTCCATTACCGCCTTCTACACCGTGCTCACCGAGGGTGACGACCAGCAGGATCCGATCGCCGACGCCGCGCGCGCCATCCTGGACGGCCACATTGTGCTGAACCGCCAACTGGCCGAGGCCGGTCACTATCCGGCCATCGACATCGAGCAATCCATCAGTCGCGCTATGCACAGCATCACCGACGCCGACCACCAACGTCGCTCGCGCCATCTGAAACAGTTGTACTCACGCTTCCAGCGTAACCGCGACCTCATCAGCGTGGGAGCCTATGCCGCCGGCAGCGACCCCATCCTGGATGAAGCCATTGCCTTATTGCCAAGAATGGAAGCCTTTTTGCAGCAAGGCATCCATGAGCAATCCGATGTATCAGAGAGCTTGGGGCAACTTACCGCTCTATTCGGGTGA
- the fliH gene encoding flagellar assembly protein FliH — protein MRAKIIPKEEMTPYQRWELASFNEEPEPEPEPEPIEEEFLEEPPPVPQLTAEQLDAIREAARQEGFAEGREHGQQIGRSEGYMAGLQQGQQEINEVIQHFRQIAVNFSTEVSQCSEKMAPELLDLALDLAKSMLKTALNVRPELILPTVSAAIHALPVLQLPASLTLHPEDAALVHKHLGEELGKQGWKINEDAQLERGGCRVETRTNQIDATTQTRWQRLGESLSKQLDWLE, from the coding sequence ATGCGTGCAAAGATCATTCCCAAGGAAGAGATGACGCCCTACCAGCGCTGGGAGCTGGCGTCTTTCAACGAGGAACCCGAGCCCGAACCGGAACCCGAACCGATCGAGGAAGAATTCCTCGAAGAACCGCCGCCGGTACCGCAGCTCACTGCTGAGCAACTCGACGCCATCCGCGAAGCCGCGCGCCAGGAAGGCTTTGCCGAAGGACGCGAACACGGCCAGCAGATCGGTCGCTCCGAAGGTTACATGGCCGGGTTGCAGCAAGGCCAGCAGGAAATCAACGAAGTCATCCAGCACTTCCGCCAGATTGCCGTGAACTTCAGCACCGAAGTGTCCCAGTGCAGTGAAAAGATGGCGCCCGAGCTGCTGGACCTGGCGCTGGATCTGGCCAAATCCATGTTGAAGACGGCCTTGAACGTGCGTCCCGAGCTGATCCTGCCCACGGTCAGCGCCGCCATCCACGCCCTGCCCGTTCTGCAACTGCCAGCCAGCCTGACGCTACACCCGGAAGATGCAGCTCTGGTGCACAAGCATCTGGGCGAGGAACTCGGCAAGCAAGGCTGGAAGATCAATGAAGATGCCCAGCTGGAGCGCGGCGGCTGCCGCGTCGAAACCCGCACCAACCAGATCGACGCCACCACCCAGACCCGCTGGCAGCGCCTGGGCGAGTCGCTGTCCAAGCAGCTCGACTGGCTGGAATGA
- the fliG gene encoding flagellar motor switch protein FliG, whose protein sequence is MSNDGVQKGAILMLALGEDEAAEVMKYLGPKEVQKLGAAMSALRNVSFEEINEVLEAFVAETGQASSLGLDSDEYIRSVLTKALGDDKATSLLNRILGGRDASGIESLKWMDAQSVAELIRNEHPQIIATILVHLERDHACGIINNFTERLRNDVILRIATLDGVQPAALRELNDVLTKLLTGNESLKKQQMGGIRTAAEILNFMSGENETSVMNNLRSYDEDMAQKIMDEMFVFENIIDIDGRGIQLLLREVQSESLIVALKGASQGLRDKIFANMSQRAAEMMKEDLESKGPVRLSEVDAQQKAILQIVRRLADEGQIVLGAKGEDAFI, encoded by the coding sequence ATGAGTAACGACGGCGTTCAGAAAGGTGCCATCCTCATGCTCGCCCTGGGCGAGGATGAGGCCGCCGAAGTCATGAAATACCTGGGTCCCAAAGAGGTCCAGAAGCTGGGCGCGGCCATGTCGGCCCTGCGCAATGTCAGCTTCGAAGAAATCAATGAAGTGTTGGAAGCCTTCGTCGCCGAGACCGGCCAGGCCTCTTCGCTGGGCCTGGATTCGGACGAATACATCCGTAGCGTGCTGACCAAGGCGCTGGGCGACGACAAGGCCACTTCCCTGCTCAACCGCATCCTGGGCGGGCGCGATGCTTCCGGTATCGAAAGCCTCAAGTGGATGGACGCGCAGTCGGTGGCCGAGCTCATCCGCAACGAACACCCGCAGATCATCGCCACTATCCTGGTCCACCTGGAGCGCGACCATGCCTGCGGCATCATCAACAATTTCACGGAACGTTTGCGCAACGATGTCATCCTTCGTATTGCCACCCTGGACGGCGTGCAGCCGGCCGCGTTGCGTGAACTCAATGACGTGTTGACCAAGCTGCTGACCGGCAACGAAAGCCTCAAGAAGCAACAGATGGGCGGTATCCGTACTGCAGCCGAGATCCTCAACTTCATGTCCGGCGAGAACGAGACCTCGGTGATGAACAACCTGCGCTCCTACGACGAAGACATGGCGCAGAAGATCATGGACGAGATGTTCGTCTTCGAGAACATCATCGACATCGATGGCCGCGGCATCCAGTTGCTGCTGCGCGAAGTCCAGTCCGAATCGCTGATCGTGGCCTTGAAGGGAGCCTCGCAAGGCCTGCGCGACAAGATTTTCGCCAACATGTCGCAGCGTGCGGCCGAGATGATGAAGGAAGACCTGGAATCCAAGGGACCGGTGCGCCTGTCGGAAGTCGACGCGCAACAAAAGGCCATCCTGCAAATCGTGCGCCGCCTGGCCGACGAAGGCCAGATCGTGCTGGGCGCCAAGGGCGAGGACGCGTTCATCTGA
- the fliF gene encoding flagellar basal-body MS-ring/collar protein FliF: MAVAADGTMTGETNTTGEFSNADAMPQAQPAQGGVLGYARSPQGKRILLIIAAAATLALMAGIWLWSQKVEYRVLFSNFNDRDGGAIVAALQQMNVPYKYSESGMAILVPENMVHDARLKLAAQGLPKGGNVGFELMENQKLGISQFLEQVNFQRALEGELARSVQSLSSVQTARVHLALPKASVFVRDQQKPTASVILSLYPGRYLDPQQVSAIVHLVASSVPELSPKAVTIVDQNGNLLSDTTKQGQPNTLDPTQLKYVQDMQQDIVKRVESIIAPIVGNGNVRAEATADVDFSRSEQASEAYKPNQTKDSAAVRSKQSSEANSATSGTSGVPGALTNQPPAPATAQIVNPAAANGAANQNGAATPNGAAPTPAASGNSRKDETINYEVDKTVRYTQQPMGGVRRLTVAVVVNYKRTLDNTGKIVMRPLTEAERNQITDLVKEAMGYNKDRGDSLNVVNTQFSTDMEPEVPLWKQPGMIDLAKEIGKYILVGAVLLFLYFRVLRPIVWKLSGREERERLAKEKAEAEAAAAAAAVAAGFDPDDPDAIVNLSGEPAVDERAQYKANLETAKQWAKNDPKLVASIIKSWVNNE, from the coding sequence ATGGCGGTAGCAGCCGACGGCACGATGACCGGCGAAACCAATACCACGGGCGAATTCAGCAACGCTGATGCAATGCCCCAGGCGCAGCCCGCCCAGGGCGGCGTGCTCGGTTACGCCCGTTCGCCGCAAGGCAAACGAATCCTGCTCATCATTGCCGCTGCCGCCACCCTGGCGCTGATGGCTGGTATCTGGCTGTGGAGCCAAAAGGTCGAGTACCGCGTCTTGTTCTCCAACTTCAATGACCGCGACGGCGGCGCCATCGTGGCCGCGCTGCAGCAGATGAACGTGCCCTACAAGTATTCGGAAAGCGGCATGGCCATCTTGGTCCCCGAAAACATGGTGCATGACGCCCGCCTGAAACTGGCGGCGCAAGGCTTGCCCAAGGGCGGCAACGTCGGCTTCGAGCTGATGGAAAACCAGAAGCTGGGCATTTCTCAGTTCCTTGAGCAGGTCAACTTCCAGCGCGCCCTGGAAGGCGAACTGGCGCGCTCGGTGCAATCGCTGTCGTCGGTGCAGACCGCCCGTGTGCACTTGGCCCTGCCCAAGGCCTCAGTGTTCGTGCGCGACCAGCAAAAACCCACCGCCTCAGTGATCCTGAGCCTCTATCCGGGCCGTTACCTGGACCCGCAGCAAGTCAGCGCCATCGTTCACCTGGTGGCCAGCAGCGTGCCTGAGCTCTCGCCCAAAGCGGTCACCATCGTCGACCAGAACGGCAACCTGCTCTCCGATACCACCAAGCAAGGCCAACCCAATACCCTGGACCCGACTCAGTTGAAGTATGTCCAGGACATGCAGCAGGACATCGTCAAGCGCGTCGAATCCATCATTGCGCCCATCGTGGGCAACGGCAACGTGCGTGCCGAAGCCACGGCAGACGTCGACTTCTCGCGTTCCGAGCAAGCTTCCGAAGCCTACAAGCCCAACCAGACCAAGGATAGCGCCGCCGTTCGCAGCAAGCAGAGCAGCGAGGCCAATAGCGCCACCTCCGGTACCTCGGGCGTACCCGGTGCCCTGACCAACCAGCCCCCTGCCCCGGCCACCGCCCAGATCGTCAATCCGGCTGCCGCCAATGGCGCAGCCAACCAGAACGGTGCAGCCACCCCCAATGGCGCCGCTCCGACGCCTGCAGCCAGCGGCAATTCGCGCAAGGATGAAACCATCAACTACGAGGTCGACAAGACCGTGCGCTACACCCAGCAGCCCATGGGTGGCGTGCGCCGCCTGACGGTGGCCGTGGTGGTGAACTACAAGCGCACGCTGGACAATACCGGCAAGATCGTCATGCGTCCGCTGACGGAGGCCGAGCGCAACCAGATCACCGACCTGGTCAAGGAAGCGATGGGTTACAACAAGGATCGCGGCGACTCGCTCAACGTGGTCAATACCCAGTTCAGCACCGACATGGAACCGGAAGTGCCGCTGTGGAAGCAGCCGGGCATGATCGATCTGGCAAAGGAGATCGGCAAGTACATCCTGGTGGGTGCGGTCCTGCTGTTCCTTTACTTCCGCGTGCTGCGCCCCATCGTCTGGAAGCTGTCCGGCCGCGAAGAGCGCGAGCGCCTGGCCAAGGAAAAGGCCGAGGCCGAAGCCGCAGCCGCTGCCGCGGCAGTGGCCGCCGGCTTCGACCCGGACGACCCGGACGCCATCGTCAACCTCTCCGGCGAACCCGCCGTGGACGAACGTGCCCAATACAAGGCCAACCTCGAAACCGCCAAGCAGTGGGCCAAGAATGATCCGAAGCTGGTGGCAAGCATCATCAAGTCATGGGTGAACAATGAGTAA
- the fliE gene encoding flagellar hook-basal body complex protein FliE yields the protein MAIESVIDTSKIEAMVAQLKAAAARAQGGVDPVQSAVQAEKPAQRVDFADVLKGAIDQVNDSQQKAAKMSQAFAMGDDNVNLSDVMIASQKASISFQTSIQVRNKLVSAYRDIMTMQV from the coding sequence ATGGCAATCGAAAGCGTGATTGATACCAGCAAGATCGAGGCGATGGTGGCTCAGCTCAAGGCGGCGGCAGCCCGCGCCCAGGGTGGCGTGGACCCGGTCCAGAGTGCAGTGCAGGCGGAAAAGCCGGCGCAGCGCGTGGATTTCGCCGACGTGCTCAAGGGTGCGATCGACCAGGTCAATGATTCCCAGCAGAAAGCGGCCAAGATGTCGCAGGCCTTTGCCATGGGCGATGATAACGTGAATCTGTCGGATGTGATGATTGCTTCACAGAAGGCCAGCATCTCCTTCCAGACCAGCATTCAGGTGCGCAACAAGCTGGTATCGGCTTATCGTGACATCATGACCATGCAGGTGTGA
- a CDS encoding flagellar brake protein — protein MANHDEIDDDSPYRVHSRREIIALLTSMMEKNQLLSLLIKGGSESVITSILEVDTDDDSLIIDAAPSAMLNDSIVSSKHIHFEALYNSIRITFAADGARQVEYQNRPALKVEIPASLVRLQRREFFRIPTPIAKPLRCTFRITQPDGSFITVVTLLNNISAGGVGITDEKKLLATTPGIVYEDCQLELGDNTLVSVKLQVRDCKEFKMTNGKVVNRFGCQFVDIPRTVLAAIQRFITKLEREQNAKASGML, from the coding sequence ATGGCTAATCACGACGAGATCGACGACGACAGCCCATACCGGGTTCATTCACGGCGGGAGATCATTGCCCTGCTGACCAGCATGATGGAGAAAAACCAACTCCTGAGCCTGCTGATCAAGGGCGGATCCGAATCCGTGATCACTTCCATTCTGGAAGTGGATACCGATGACGACTCGCTCATCATCGACGCTGCGCCCAGCGCCATGCTCAATGACAGCATCGTCTCCAGCAAACACATCCATTTCGAAGCCCTCTACAACAGCATCCGCATCACCTTTGCAGCAGATGGCGCGCGCCAGGTCGAATACCAGAACCGTCCGGCGCTGAAAGTAGAAATCCCGGCCAGCCTGGTCCGCCTGCAACGCCGTGAATTCTTCCGCATCCCGACGCCGATCGCCAAGCCGCTGCGCTGCACCTTCCGCATCACCCAGCCAGACGGCTCCTTCATCACCGTCGTCACCCTGCTCAACAACATCAGCGCCGGTGGCGTGGGCATCACCGACGAAAAGAAGCTCCTGGCCACCACCCCCGGCATAGTCTACGAGGATTGCCAACTGGAACTGGGCGACAACACCCTGGTATCGGTCAAGCTGCAGGTGCGGGATTGCAAGGAATTCAAGATGACCAATGGCAAGGTGGTCAACCGCTTCGGCTGCCAGTTTGTCGACATCCCGCGCACCGTACTGGCGGCAATCCAACGCTTCATCACCAAGCTGGAACGCGAGCAGAACGCCAAGGCCTCGGGAATGCTGTAG
- a CDS encoding EscU/YscU/HrcU family type III secretion system export apparatus switch protein, which translates to MEKPNIPLQNAVALAYNASQAAPQVVAKGRGLVAEAIIARAREAGVYVHESKELVSLLMQVELDQQIPPALYRTVAELLAWLYRIENMQLTETVMYDTRLNNSNNSSGESDPTR; encoded by the coding sequence ATGGAGAAACCTAATATCCCTCTGCAAAACGCCGTGGCACTGGCCTACAACGCCAGCCAGGCAGCCCCCCAGGTAGTGGCCAAGGGCCGTGGCCTGGTGGCCGAAGCCATCATCGCCCGAGCGCGCGAAGCCGGCGTCTACGTGCATGAATCCAAGGAACTGGTCTCACTGTTGATGCAGGTCGAGCTGGACCAGCAGATCCCGCCTGCGCTGTACCGAACCGTCGCCGAATTGCTGGCCTGGCTATATCGTATTGAAAATATGCAATTAACCGAGACGGTGATGTATGATACGAGGTTAAACAATTCCAACAATTCCTCCGGGGAAAGCGATCCCACTCGCTGA